Proteins from a genomic interval of Mus musculus strain PWK/PhJ chromosome 11 genomic patch of type NOVEL, GRCm38.p6 PATCHES PWK/PHJ_MMCHR11_CTG1:
- the Trim7 gene encoding E3 ubiquitin-protein ligase TRIM7 isoform 1 (isoform 1 is encoded by transcript variant 1; The RefSeq protein has 1 substitution compared to this genomic sequence) has product MAAEKEKVGAEFQALRAFLVEQEGRLLSRLEVLSREVTQKQNENLAQLEGEITQLSKLSGQIQETAQKPDLDFLQEFKSTLSKCSSVPSSKPTTVSSEMKNKVWNVSLKSFVLKGLLKKFKEDLQGELEKEEKVELTLDPDTANPRLILSLDLKSVRLGQRAQDLPNHPRRFDTNTRVLASCGFSSGRHHWEVEVGSKDGWAFGVARESVRRKGLTPFTPEEGVWAMQLNNGQYWAVTSPERTQLNCGHLSRVRVALDLEVGAVSFYAVEDMRHLYTFRVNFQERVFPLFSVCSTGTYLRIWP; this is encoded by the exons ATggcagcagagaaagagaaggtaggGGCGGAGTTCCAAGCGCTGCGGGCCTTCCTGGTGGAGCAGGAGGGTCGGCTTCTAAGCCGACTGGAGGTGCTGTCCCGGGAAGTGACACAGAAACAGAATGAGAACCTGGCCCAGCTGGAGGGTGAGATCACTCAGCTGTCCAAACTCAGCGGCCAGATCCAGGAGACAGCTCAGAAGCCGGACCTAGACTTCCTCCAG GAGTTCAAAAGCACACTGAGCAA GTGCAGCAGCGTGCCCAGCTCCAAGCCAACCACAGTCTCATCTGAGATGAAGAATAAAGTGTGGAATGTTTCCCTCAAGAGTTTCGTCTTAAAAGGATTGCTGAAGAAGTTCAAAG AGGATCTCCAGGGAGagctggagaaagaagagaaag tggaactcactttggatcCAGACACAGCCAACCCCCGTCTCATCTTGTCCCTGGATCTAAAGAGCGTACGTCTAGGACAGCGCGCCCAGGACTTGCCTAACCATCCTCGCCGCTTTGATACCAACACCCGCGTTCTGGCATCCTGTGGTTTCTCCTCTGGGCGACATCACTGGGAGGTGGAAGTGGGCTCCAAGGACGGCTGGGCTTTCGGTGTGGCCCGGGAGAGCGTGCGTCGCAAGGGCCTCACGCCTTTTACCCCCGAGGAGGGCGTCTGGGCAATGCAACTCAACAATGGGCAATACTGGGCGGTGACCAGCCCCGCGAGGACACAGCTCAACTGTGGGCACTTGTCGCGGGTGAGGGTGGCGCTGGACCTTGAGGTGGGAGCAGTGTCCTTCTATGCAGTGGAGGACATGCGCCACCTCTACACCTTCCGCGTCAACTTCCAGGAGCGAgtgttcccccttttctctgttTGTTCTACCGGCACATACTTGAGAATCTGGCCTTGA